Below is a window of Polyangiaceae bacterium DNA.
TGGCCGTCGTAGTTCAGGAAGCTGCCGCTCTCGGACACGCTGAGCTCGTCGAGGATGCGCAGCAAGCGCGCCGCGGACTCCTCCACGGGCATGGTCGCGCCGGACCCGCCCATGTCAGTCTTCACCCAGCCGGGGTTGACGGCCACGCAGGCGAAGCCCTCCGACCCGAGCGCGATCGCCAGGTTGCGCGTCGCCATGTTGAGGGCGGCCTTGGCCATGCGGTAGCCCCAGGCTCCGCCGCTGCCGTTGTCCGCGAGCGACGCCATCCCGGTCGAGACGTTCATGATCCGCTTGACCGAGCTCTGGCGAAGGCGTGGCAACAGCGCCCGTGTCACCCTCAGCGGGCCTAGAGCGTCAGTGGCGTAGGCGCTCTGCATGTCGTCGAAATCGAGTTCTTCGAGGGGTCGCAGCTTGCCGACCACGCCGGCGTTGTTGATCAAGGCGTCGATGGCGCCTGGGGCGACGCGTCGCTCCAGCCCGGCGA
It encodes the following:
- a CDS encoding SDR family oxidoreductase; amino-acid sequence: MRVFVTGTSRGIGLELARQLAERGDQVVASARAPDTSTKLGALRSAHPDRVEVVELDVASAESVAGLERRVAPGAIDALINNAGVVGKLRPLEELDFDDMQSAYATDALGPLRVTRALLPRLRQSSVKRIMNVSTGMASLADNGSGGAWGYRMAKAALNMATRNLAIALGSEGFACVAVNPGWVKTDMGGSGATMPVEESAARLLRILDELSVSESGSFLNYDGQPFPW